In the Sinorhizobium garamanticum genome, one interval contains:
- a CDS encoding glycerophosphodiester phosphodiesterase family protein, whose amino-acid sequence MRASLIYTSIFALCCSSYAGAEAVLPVKPSPYLVGAITRNMFRLPKPDQDLVLLSAHRGSWEVYPENSAYALQDAWNSQIESVEVDVRFTADKEVILSHDYRIERESTGRGLLYNQNYSQVQQANLRDRHGRVFKDSQGRLAKFLTFSAALDLLAGYVTDDGHGYVMIVDVKGAVDDQDPTDPIELTQRCLDILAAKQNPQLSKAVVFKLKAKDAVDIGTFLNRTTYDPSIIGGLIIVENPDDKDVEDSSHDPHQDTIYDQWNVAPFPVQFEMNQFYKGDGLQAYFDYADQKQGFATYHESNYYPEGVANSAGKCCFGHNTDPTSTAPGGIVPDYRGDPEMAIVNRTNLITTDWPDVVGEMLRELGRRNTSELTR is encoded by the coding sequence ATGCGTGCGTCACTTATTTATACTTCCATTTTTGCCTTGTGTTGCTCATCCTATGCCGGGGCAGAGGCGGTACTTCCAGTGAAGCCTTCACCATATCTCGTCGGTGCCATCACGAGAAACATGTTTAGATTGCCAAAACCCGACCAGGACTTGGTTCTACTATCCGCCCATCGCGGATCTTGGGAGGTCTATCCCGAGAATTCAGCCTACGCCCTGCAAGATGCCTGGAATTCACAGATCGAGAGCGTGGAGGTGGATGTCCGCTTTACCGCCGACAAAGAAGTCATTCTATCTCACGATTACAGGATTGAGCGGGAATCCACTGGACGCGGCTTGTTGTACAATCAGAACTATTCGCAAGTACAGCAGGCCAATCTACGCGACCGTCATGGGCGCGTGTTCAAGGACTCGCAAGGGCGCTTGGCCAAGTTCCTGACGTTTTCCGCGGCGCTTGATCTGCTCGCCGGATATGTCACCGATGATGGGCATGGTTATGTGATGATCGTCGACGTGAAAGGGGCGGTGGACGATCAGGATCCCACTGATCCTATCGAACTCACGCAACGCTGCCTTGACATCCTCGCGGCCAAGCAAAATCCGCAGCTCAGCAAGGCTGTGGTATTCAAGCTGAAAGCGAAGGATGCGGTGGATATTGGAACGTTTCTGAACCGGACCACCTACGATCCCAGTATCATCGGCGGGTTGATCATAGTTGAAAACCCGGACGACAAGGACGTTGAGGATTCAAGCCATGATCCTCACCAGGACACGATCTACGATCAGTGGAATGTGGCGCCGTTCCCCGTTCAGTTCGAAATGAACCAATTCTACAAAGGTGACGGTCTTCAGGCGTATTTTGACTATGCCGATCAAAAGCAGGGGTTCGCCACCTATCATGAAAGCAACTACTATCCGGAGGGCGTAGCTAACAGCGCTGGGAAATGCTGCTTCGGGCACAACACCGATCCCACATCGACCGCTCCAGGAGGCATTGTGCCGGACTATCGCGGAGATCCGGAAATGGCGATCGTCAACCGTACCAATCTGATCACCACTGACTGGCCCGACGTGGTTGGCGAAATGCTGCGCGAGTTAGGGCGCCGCAATACCAGCGAACTGACCCGCTAA
- a CDS encoding ROK family transcriptional regulator — protein sequence MMSIPTLSLNERRLIEMIFTGGEIARVDLAQRSGMAGASVTRLTAGLIEMGLLSEEPERTGAQGQPRRLLRLRADRFIAAGVTFSLSRMEVAVVNLAGSVLASSSLSVDAATASGVATGAQAAVQSMVADLSIDQSRLVGIGFSVPGNFGTVSHLLKAHPFFPAFEDTGALEAFRGSFDIPCYVENDGAAAALGEYVFGRGGEADDPLLFIHIGHGVGGGVIIDGRLYRGAHGNACLPGVLYPYDLPRPSGQDLLACLSRAGFPVTDFDGIPGLPDDARPDLDAWVKRAAAQLRQAVRVATGFFDPALIVIGGRLPLDLNERLAAAILAEPMEGPSRGLPVAPVVASRLGVQAGAIGAACIPLFATFFSGAVSDGGSTHINGRRR from the coding sequence ATGATGTCTATCCCAACCCTTTCTCTCAACGAGCGACGACTGATCGAGATGATCTTCACGGGAGGCGAGATCGCACGGGTGGATCTGGCCCAGCGCTCCGGCATGGCCGGCGCGTCGGTCACGCGTCTGACGGCCGGCCTGATTGAGATGGGGCTTTTGTCGGAGGAACCCGAACGCACTGGTGCACAAGGCCAGCCTCGCCGGCTGTTACGGCTGCGGGCCGACCGCTTCATCGCTGCGGGCGTGACCTTTTCGCTGTCGCGCATGGAGGTCGCCGTCGTGAACCTAGCGGGCTCAGTGCTGGCGTCGAGCTCGCTCAGCGTCGACGCCGCGACAGCGTCAGGCGTGGCCACGGGCGCTCAGGCAGCGGTTCAATCGATGGTCGCCGATCTGTCGATCGACCAAAGCCGGCTGGTGGGTATCGGCTTCTCGGTGCCGGGGAATTTCGGTACAGTATCGCACCTCCTTAAGGCGCATCCGTTTTTCCCGGCGTTCGAAGACACTGGGGCTCTCGAGGCATTTCGTGGCTCGTTCGACATCCCCTGCTACGTCGAAAACGATGGCGCGGCGGCCGCTCTCGGCGAGTATGTATTCGGGCGCGGAGGCGAAGCCGACGACCCGCTCCTCTTCATTCATATCGGCCACGGTGTCGGCGGCGGCGTAATCATCGATGGCCGACTCTATAGGGGCGCACACGGGAATGCTTGCCTGCCGGGCGTTCTCTACCCCTACGACCTGCCGCGTCCCTCCGGACAGGATTTGCTCGCATGCCTTTCCCGAGCGGGATTTCCTGTCACTGATTTCGATGGGATCCCGGGATTGCCTGACGATGCCCGGCCGGATCTTGACGCTTGGGTCAAGCGTGCGGCCGCGCAATTGCGCCAAGCTGTCCGCGTTGCGACGGGATTTTTCGACCCTGCGCTGATTGTCATCGGTGGTCGCCTTCCGTTGGATCTGAACGAGCGGCTGGCCGCCGCTATCCTCGCTGAACCGATGGAAGGACCGTCGCGTGGACTGCCGGTGGCGCCGGTCGTCGCGTCACGGCTCGGCGTCCAGGCCGGCGCAATCGGTGCCGCCTGCATACCACTGTTCGCTACATTCTTCTCCGGGGCTGTCTCCGACGGCGGCAGCACCCACATCAACGGGCGGCGGCGATAA
- a CDS encoding extracellular solute-binding protein: MKSTRFLAPAALALVMTGSALAESLTVYSPQGEERGVWIAEQAKAGGHDIKLLNAGGGELFDRLIAEKNNPQADVVLGIVDSSMALLKKEGVFQAYSPSWAADLPAQYKDKEGIVHKFWQTPIVLSYDPAKLPDAQAPKGWLDLTRDEYKGKYVIGSTAWQTTRVYLAGILARFVDGNGEVTQEGWDFMGKLFANATVVSDGDARLEAFKAGGASISPDWFGGVAKMSKDLGANFKIIDTEDGTPVIAEGIAIMADTDQIDQAKAFVDWWGSPEVMAAYAEKFGQTPAHPAALAKSPAKVQENAKLVKAQPLDWDEIAPKLDGWLQKIELEIR, from the coding sequence ATGAAATCCACGCGCTTTTTGGCACCTGCGGCCCTCGCACTCGTCATGACCGGATCGGCTTTGGCGGAGAGCCTGACCGTCTATTCGCCGCAGGGTGAGGAGCGCGGAGTCTGGATCGCCGAGCAGGCGAAAGCCGGCGGCCACGACATCAAGCTTTTGAACGCAGGCGGCGGTGAGTTGTTCGACCGATTGATCGCCGAGAAGAACAATCCCCAGGCCGACGTCGTGTTGGGCATCGTCGACTCCTCGATGGCCTTGCTGAAGAAGGAGGGGGTGTTCCAAGCCTACTCGCCATCGTGGGCGGCGGATTTGCCGGCTCAGTACAAGGACAAGGAAGGCATCGTTCACAAATTCTGGCAGACACCGATCGTGCTCTCCTATGATCCCGCCAAGCTGCCCGACGCACAGGCGCCGAAGGGTTGGCTCGACCTCACCAGGGATGAGTACAAGGGCAAATATGTGATCGGTAGCACTGCCTGGCAGACCACGCGCGTCTACCTCGCCGGGATCCTCGCGCGCTTCGTCGACGGTAATGGCGAAGTCACCCAGGAAGGCTGGGACTTCATGGGCAAGCTTTTTGCCAATGCCACCGTAGTCAGTGATGGGGACGCGCGGCTCGAAGCCTTTAAGGCTGGCGGCGCGTCGATCAGTCCTGATTGGTTTGGTGGGGTCGCCAAGATGAGCAAGGATCTCGGCGCGAACTTCAAGATCATCGATACCGAAGACGGCACGCCGGTTATCGCCGAAGGCATTGCGATCATGGCTGACACCGATCAGATCGATCAGGCGAAGGCGTTTGTCGACTGGTGGGGATCGCCGGAAGTGATGGCGGCTTATGCGGAGAAGTTCGGCCAGACGCCTGCGCATCCTGCGGCGCTTGCCAAGTCGCCGGCCAAGGTTCAGGAGAATGCCAAGCTGGTGAAGGCGCAGCCGCTCGACTGGGATGAGATCGCGCCGAAACTGGACGGCTGGCTGCAGAAGATTGAGCTTGAGATTCGCTAA
- a CDS encoding ABC transporter ATP-binding protein, whose protein sequence is MSNAVLSLQKLEVGYGRKAVVREFSLDVAAGEFVSLLGPSGSGKSSVLRAIAGFLPAMRGRILLEGRDITGETPEGRNVGIVFQNYALFPTMTAFENIAFALRVAKRPQAEVDKRVRDMAMLSGIDEQLTKNPAEMSGGQQQRVAIARALVTGSRVLLFDEPLSNLDAKVRVTMRREIKRMQRELGFTAIFVTHDQEDALTMSDRIVVLNGGRVEQIGDGRTLYRQPATPFICQFIGASNELPPPVARRLLGAQGDGRSFVRLEDVLIAENGREGTRATVSHIEFLGSHSRIDLNVEGDTISAMLLGDGLPDVGSEVRVSIRPGAVHVFGGARQ, encoded by the coding sequence ATGTCTAACGCAGTCCTGTCGTTACAAAAGCTGGAAGTAGGATACGGCAGGAAGGCCGTGGTCCGAGAGTTCAGCCTCGATGTCGCCGCTGGCGAGTTCGTCTCGTTGCTTGGCCCGTCCGGCAGCGGCAAGTCGAGCGTTTTGCGTGCCATCGCCGGTTTTTTACCGGCGATGCGTGGGCGCATCCTCCTGGAAGGTAGAGACATCACCGGCGAAACGCCGGAGGGCCGCAATGTCGGGATCGTCTTCCAGAACTACGCGCTGTTCCCGACGATGACCGCCTTCGAGAACATTGCCTTCGCCTTGCGGGTGGCGAAGCGACCGCAAGCAGAGGTCGACAAACGCGTTCGCGATATGGCGATGCTGTCGGGCATTGACGAGCAACTGACCAAGAACCCGGCCGAGATGTCCGGCGGCCAGCAGCAGCGGGTTGCCATCGCACGCGCCCTGGTCACGGGATCGCGCGTGCTTCTGTTCGACGAGCCGCTTTCCAATCTCGACGCAAAGGTTCGGGTGACGATGCGCCGTGAGATCAAGCGGATGCAGCGGGAACTCGGCTTCACAGCGATTTTCGTGACCCACGACCAGGAAGATGCACTGACCATGTCGGACCGGATCGTGGTCTTGAATGGCGGCCGCGTCGAGCAGATCGGCGATGGACGCACGCTCTACCGCCAACCGGCCACACCGTTCATCTGCCAGTTCATCGGCGCGTCCAACGAGCTTCCGCCGCCGGTCGCGAGGCGGCTCCTCGGCGCGCAAGGCGACGGCCGATCGTTCGTGCGCCTCGAGGACGTGCTTATTGCTGAAAATGGCCGCGAGGGGACGCGTGCCACTGTCAGCCATATCGAGTTTCTCGGCTCGCACAGCCGCATCGACCTGAACGTCGAGGGTGACACGATCTCCGCCATGCTGCTTGGTGACGGTCTGCCCGACGTCGGCAGCGAGGTCCGGGTGAGCATTCGCCCCGGCGCGGTTCATGTCTTCGGCGGGGCCCGCCAATGA
- a CDS encoding ABC transporter permease, with the protein MTRGRIERALYCLALTVVVWAVAGFIVAPLAAAIHTALFKDGALTLAETIGQLAASKRVRTAVWNTTWMTAASIVTVTIVGIFQIAVLEYFHVRGRWLLKIAYATPLIFGGVVAAAGYNFTYGPGGAVTAALTWAIPTLPRDWFIGWLGVLVVHTFLLTSFHFLFLRAAMHRVDYATIEAARSMGASELTVLRRVVLPVIMPTVLAVTLLTIYTSIASFAAPQVLGGRDFHMLSQMVLTLQSLRRSDMAALLALLMGLLLMALILLSQHFEGKGFYSAGAKATARIQLRKLRNPLENAILHVVAYALVVVYLVPVLLVVLFSFAPASSVGVEVLPSTLTLKNYIRVLSSGATFEPFLNSMSMGLLAVSAALAMTLFAVPVILRQRNWLTRALDLTFVLPWVVPSILLAIGLIAAFDLPNPLVGNVVLLGSYWLLPIGYAVIILPLTVRFMRAAFLGIDPAYEEAARAMGASGFYRFRRVILPLVAPTATLVAGMTFNDVMAEYPLSAFLYNVNNKPLPIAIVDGSVSADPEQAAISLVYVTLIMAFSLAVILLAERLALGRAPETSKI; encoded by the coding sequence ATGACCCGCGGCAGAATTGAGCGCGCGCTTTACTGCTTGGCCTTGACCGTCGTGGTCTGGGCGGTCGCTGGCTTCATTGTCGCGCCGTTGGCGGCGGCAATCCATACCGCTCTCTTCAAGGATGGCGCATTGACGCTCGCTGAAACGATCGGCCAGCTCGCGGCCTCGAAACGGGTCAGAACCGCCGTCTGGAACACGACATGGATGACCGCTGCTTCGATTGTCACCGTCACCATTGTCGGTATCTTCCAGATCGCCGTGCTCGAATATTTCCATGTGCGCGGCCGTTGGCTGCTCAAGATCGCCTACGCCACGCCACTCATATTCGGTGGGGTTGTCGCCGCCGCCGGCTACAATTTCACGTATGGCCCCGGCGGTGCTGTGACGGCGGCGCTCACGTGGGCGATTCCTACCCTTCCGCGCGACTGGTTCATTGGATGGCTTGGCGTGCTGGTCGTCCACACCTTCTTGTTGACCAGCTTCCATTTCCTTTTCCTCCGCGCAGCCATGCACCGCGTCGACTATGCCACGATCGAAGCGGCGCGCAGCATGGGCGCAAGCGAGCTCACGGTCCTGCGCCGCGTCGTGCTGCCGGTCATCATGCCGACGGTACTCGCGGTGACGCTGCTGACGATTTACACCTCCATTGCCTCCTTCGCCGCTCCGCAAGTACTCGGCGGCCGCGACTTTCATATGCTGAGCCAGATGGTGCTGACGCTGCAGAGCTTGCGGCGGTCCGACATGGCGGCGCTGCTGGCGCTACTGATGGGGCTGCTGCTGATGGCACTGATCCTGCTCTCGCAACATTTCGAAGGCAAAGGCTTCTACTCGGCCGGCGCCAAGGCGACCGCGCGGATTCAGTTGCGGAAGCTGCGCAACCCCTTAGAGAACGCCATTCTACACGTCGTCGCCTATGCCTTGGTGGTCGTCTACCTGGTTCCGGTCCTGCTCGTCGTGCTGTTTTCCTTCGCGCCGGCTTCAAGCGTCGGGGTAGAGGTTCTGCCCTCGACGCTAACCCTGAAAAACTACATTCGCGTCCTTTCCAGCGGGGCGACTTTCGAGCCGTTTCTGAACTCGATGTCTATGGGCTTGCTGGCGGTGTCAGCCGCGCTCGCCATGACGCTCTTTGCGGTTCCGGTGATCCTGCGTCAGCGCAATTGGCTGACACGGGCACTGGATCTGACCTTCGTGCTGCCCTGGGTCGTTCCCAGTATCCTGCTAGCGATCGGCCTGATTGCGGCCTTCGATCTGCCCAACCCGCTCGTCGGCAATGTGGTGCTGCTCGGGAGCTACTGGCTCCTGCCGATCGGCTATGCGGTCATCATTCTGCCGCTCACGGTACGTTTCATGCGCGCCGCCTTCCTTGGCATCGATCCGGCCTACGAAGAAGCCGCACGTGCCATGGGCGCCTCCGGGTTTTATCGCTTCCGGCGCGTTATCCTCCCGCTGGTCGCGCCGACAGCGACCCTCGTCGCCGGCATGACGTTCAACGATGTGATGGCGGAGTATCCGCTCTCGGCGTTTCTCTACAACGTCAACAACAAGCCGCTCCCGATCGCGATCGTTGACGGCTCCGTTTCGGCGGACCCGGAGCAGGCCGCGATTAGTCTGGTCTACGTCACGCTGATCATGGCGTTCTCGTTGGCAGTGATCCTGCTCGCAGAGCGGCTCGCTCTGGGGCGTGCACCCGAAACGAGCAAGATCTGA
- a CDS encoding sugar phosphate isomerase/epimerase family protein, which translates to MDTCITVWHWPTQERWFDEGIRTSLDLVRNAGFTHINWNPDAGSSYWMADTEIEFTRRIVAEAGLKVHSVHSTNGRNTVSELIGPVPFTFESRKDIRSPHEWQRVSGVELLKNRIDLAAAFGAPNIVLHVDISDDVFRSPESEAEFFAPLYRSLDELRPYCLERKVQIAAETLLDASAGSFLKLYDRLFSRYDPAFIGLCYDSGHWELLEPGGLTVLERFGNRLIATHIHDNFGAKDNHLLPFDGRLDWNAITKAIAATDYVTPLNFETPMDRYGVPDAVFYQRAHAVAARLEEMIATARRKVGE; encoded by the coding sequence ATGGATACTTGCATCACCGTCTGGCATTGGCCTACGCAGGAACGCTGGTTCGACGAGGGCATCCGCACCTCGCTCGATCTGGTCCGGAACGCCGGCTTTACCCATATCAACTGGAATCCCGATGCCGGCAGTTCCTATTGGATGGCGGATACCGAGATCGAGTTCACGCGCCGGATCGTTGCCGAAGCGGGTCTCAAGGTGCACTCGGTCCACTCCACCAATGGCCGCAATACGGTGAGCGAGCTTATCGGCCCCGTGCCGTTCACCTTCGAGAGCCGCAAGGATATCCGCTCGCCGCACGAATGGCAGCGCGTCAGCGGCGTGGAGCTGCTGAAGAATCGCATCGATTTGGCTGCGGCGTTCGGCGCGCCTAACATCGTCCTGCACGTCGACATCAGTGACGACGTCTTCCGCAGCCCCGAAAGCGAGGCGGAATTCTTCGCGCCGCTCTACAGATCGCTGGATGAACTGCGCCCCTATTGCCTTGAGCGGAAGGTTCAGATCGCGGCCGAGACCCTGCTCGACGCCAGCGCGGGCAGCTTCCTGAAGCTTTATGATCGGCTATTCTCGCGTTACGATCCAGCCTTTATCGGCCTCTGCTACGATAGCGGCCATTGGGAATTGCTGGAACCGGGCGGGCTCACTGTCCTCGAACGCTTTGGCAACCGGCTGATCGCGACGCATATCCACGACAATTTCGGCGCCAAGGACAATCACCTTCTACCCTTCGACGGCCGACTGGACTGGAATGCGATCACCAAGGCGATCGCGGCTACCGACTATGTCACGCCGCTCAATTTCGAGACGCCGATGGACCGGTATGGCGTGCCGGACGCTGTCTTCTATCAACGCGCCCATGCGGTGGCTGCACGTCTCGAGGAAATGATTGCAACAGCACGGCGAAAGGTTGGCGAGTGA
- a CDS encoding inositol monophosphatase family protein, whose amino-acid sequence MTGAFDARLETLRCVTAEVGAFALGHFHRLAQVAVETKGTADYVSAVDRDAETLGRRLIRLAYPDDAIVGEEHAGEAAADYWLIDPVDGTANFLSGIPFWAVSIAYVRDGEPVLGAIALPALDALFWSAIDRPLHGSGTLPQLPSRRPMAFGVGRNRVWKLEHRLQLEARLEAQGFHITSLGSCAASLAMVAAGRLAGYIEHGTNLWDCAAGHVLCKTAGRSSTITFDEKGRVAVHATMAPLAQSATTTRRNLDGRHPVPALRCVP is encoded by the coding sequence GTGACAGGTGCATTCGACGCGAGACTGGAGACGCTGCGCTGCGTGACCGCCGAGGTCGGCGCATTCGCGCTCGGCCATTTCCATCGCCTGGCGCAGGTGGCGGTCGAGACCAAGGGCACCGCCGATTATGTCAGTGCCGTCGACCGCGACGCCGAGACACTGGGGCGCCGCCTCATCCGGCTGGCCTACCCTGACGATGCGATCGTCGGAGAAGAACATGCCGGCGAGGCGGCGGCGGACTACTGGCTGATCGATCCGGTCGACGGCACCGCCAATTTCTTGAGCGGGATACCGTTCTGGGCTGTTTCAATCGCCTATGTGCGTGACGGCGAACCAGTCCTGGGAGCGATTGCTTTGCCGGCCTTGGACGCCCTGTTCTGGTCGGCGATTGATCGGCCGTTGCACGGAAGCGGAACACTTCCCCAGCTGCCAAGCCGCAGGCCGATGGCCTTCGGCGTCGGCCGCAATCGTGTCTGGAAGCTGGAACACCGCCTTCAGCTCGAAGCGCGGCTCGAAGCCCAAGGGTTCCATATCACCAGCCTTGGCAGTTGCGCCGCCTCGTTGGCGATGGTCGCCGCCGGCCGATTGGCCGGCTACATCGAACACGGCACCAACCTTTGGGATTGCGCCGCCGGGCATGTGCTCTGCAAGACCGCCGGGCGCAGCTCGACAATCACATTCGATGAAAAGGGCCGGGTCGCTGTCCACGCAACGATGGCGCCTCTCGCGCAAAGCGCCACGACAACACGGAGGAATCTCGATGGCAGACACCCGGTTCCAGCTTTGCGATGTGTCCCTTGA
- a CDS encoding RES family NAD+ phosphorylase, which yields MRFTGTCYRAHDPRWAFKPTSGDGAAIRGARFNPKGVPALYLALGIMTAVKEANQGFGHRIDPCVLCSYDIDCEDVADLTTEEGRDAYSVSMEEMACSWAMALAEGRRPASWAIYDRLILRGTAGILVPSFAPGAEEDDRNLVLWAWGPHPPHRVMVNDPSGRLPRDQLSWS from the coding sequence TTGAGGTTCACCGGGACCTGTTACCGCGCGCATGATCCACGGTGGGCTTTCAAACCGACATCAGGCGATGGCGCGGCAATCAGGGGAGCGCGCTTCAATCCGAAAGGCGTACCGGCCTTATATCTCGCGCTCGGTATCATGACCGCGGTCAAGGAGGCCAATCAGGGCTTTGGTCATCGTATCGATCCCTGCGTGCTTTGCTCCTACGACATCGATTGCGAGGACGTGGCAGATTTAACCACGGAGGAGGGGAGGGACGCGTACTCCGTCTCGATGGAGGAAATGGCCTGCAGCTGGGCCATGGCGCTCGCAGAAGGGAGGCGCCCCGCCTCTTGGGCGATCTACGATCGTCTGATCTTGCGTGGCACAGCCGGCATCTTGGTGCCCAGTTTTGCACCGGGGGCCGAAGAGGACGACCGAAATCTCGTCCTGTGGGCTTGGGGACCGCATCCTCCGCATCGGGTGATGGTGAACGATCCGAGCGGCCGCCTGCCCAGAGATCAGCTATCCTGGAGTTAA
- a CDS encoding antitoxin Xre/MbcA/ParS toxin-binding domain-containing protein, with protein sequence MVQAEKVHVDGGPLILSYMDKGGKIAVQQVADGFGMSKTQLAETAGLARETLYRLERSRGTKTQNRLREMLEIISRVTDWAGGKEQAMAWYRAQPLPAFGGRTAEALVKDGKAAAVRDYLDHMALGGFA encoded by the coding sequence ATGGTTCAGGCTGAAAAGGTCCATGTCGACGGCGGGCCGCTGATATTGTCATACATGGACAAGGGCGGAAAGATTGCGGTCCAGCAAGTCGCAGACGGCTTCGGCATGTCAAAAACGCAACTTGCCGAGACGGCTGGTCTTGCGCGCGAAACGCTTTATCGACTGGAGCGCAGTCGCGGGACGAAGACGCAGAACCGCCTTCGCGAAATGCTTGAAATCATCAGCAGAGTCACCGATTGGGCCGGCGGCAAGGAGCAGGCCATGGCGTGGTATCGCGCCCAGCCGCTACCGGCATTTGGCGGGCGAACGGCAGAGGCGCTGGTGAAGGACGGCAAAGCGGCGGCGGTTCGCGACTACCTCGACCATATGGCCCTCGGGGGCTTTGCTTGA
- a CDS encoding DMT family transporter: MQDKSPGYLYVLLAVILFAGQDGFSRLLAEKYPAIIVTMIRFWAFAAFATVLAAYSPVGLRGALFTPRPVLQLLRGVLLASNIVVIVYAYTIAGLAMSQAIYQATPLIVTILSVPLLGEKVGWCRGVAVAAGLAGVLVLLNPVSAHFGIQLLLPLAASLLYALYGIATRAVSQYDSAVTSVLYAGVGGALAVTSVGPFYWTPIHIGDWPAMTALSVCGALSHFSLIRAYGLLNAGEVQPLTYLQLVLSVIVAYVFFGETVTWNMAAGAAIVVGAGLFTAWREYRLVVRRSHAATMPNRDAEPRQETRPEGFT, encoded by the coding sequence ATGCAAGACAAATCGCCAGGCTATCTTTATGTCCTTTTGGCGGTGATACTATTTGCCGGGCAGGACGGCTTTTCCAGGCTACTCGCTGAGAAGTACCCGGCAATTATAGTGACAATGATTCGCTTTTGGGCGTTTGCGGCGTTTGCAACGGTGCTTGCTGCATACTCTCCGGTAGGCCTGCGAGGCGCTTTATTCACGCCGCGACCAGTTCTGCAGTTGCTCCGCGGTGTTCTTCTAGCAAGCAACATCGTTGTCATCGTCTACGCTTACACTATTGCTGGGCTAGCGATGAGCCAGGCGATATACCAAGCGACTCCACTGATAGTCACCATTCTGTCGGTGCCGTTACTCGGGGAAAAGGTCGGTTGGTGTCGCGGCGTCGCTGTGGCTGCCGGGTTGGCTGGGGTTCTGGTGCTTCTAAACCCGGTGAGCGCTCATTTCGGTATCCAGCTGCTGCTTCCCCTGGCTGCTAGTCTTTTGTACGCGCTGTATGGGATCGCCACGCGTGCGGTCAGCCAGTACGACTCCGCCGTGACAAGTGTCTTATATGCCGGTGTCGGAGGAGCCCTGGCGGTAACATCTGTGGGGCCGTTCTATTGGACGCCTATACATATCGGGGACTGGCCTGCAATGACGGCACTGAGCGTTTGCGGTGCTCTCAGCCACTTTTCTCTCATCAGGGCTTACGGGCTTCTCAACGCAGGTGAGGTTCAGCCCCTCACGTACCTCCAACTCGTCTTGAGCGTGATTGTTGCGTACGTCTTTTTTGGTGAAACTGTGACGTGGAACATGGCGGCCGGGGCGGCCATCGTAGTCGGAGCTGGCCTGTTTACAGCTTGGCGAGAATACCGTCTGGTAGTGCGGAGAAGCCATGCGGCAACGATGCCAAATCGTGACGCTGAGCCACGACAAGAAACGAGGCCTGAAGGGTTCACATGA